The Zeugodacus cucurbitae isolate PBARC_wt_2022May chromosome 4, idZeuCucr1.2, whole genome shotgun sequence genome includes the window ctgtatgtgttattcgacgacatagatatagtccagcgaatgaaaagacagcggctacgctggctgggtcatgttgttcgaattgaTGAAAGTGTACCCCTAGTACcccctggtggaagccgaggaagagtgagacctccactccgatggaaagacgaggtggagagggacctggcttcgcttggtataaccaattggcgccaaactgccagaaggagagagtttgtggactcggctataaccgcgtaagcggtgtctacgctagtcaagaagaagaaggttaCATGGGCTTTGTCGCCTAAAAAtttacctattttcaatattttttttctatgtaaaataaaatttttaattcaaacttttttctgtcttatagatacatatttaaagaaaaatttcagaaatttcattgtgacgtcatttccggtgactccTAGGAAAAATGGTGCGTCTGctttgtcagcataactcctgacaggatcatttaaaattaaaaaaaaaaaacaaatataagtgttttagttaagaccataaactcgtgcttgaacgaaggaaagacagaaaaaactaaaatttagaatattcttgagatgttgtagaaattaataagccaaaaaaataaaaaatcgattttttaaacccacgaaacccatctaaccccttaatgtgaagcttttgaaaatttgtccAAAAAAATCTAGTTAAACGCCATTCCAGTGAACTGATATATGTTCTTTTGTGGTAGAATATTGAAGATACGGTTTAGTAGAATGAGGAATTAAGGTTCCGAGAACAATCCATTCAGACCCTTAATGTGTATAATCTTcgtaaagtaattaaaaaccTGATCAGAATTGTTTTTAGAGAGTACTAGGTTAACATGGTGCTAAGACGAGACCGCAGTATAAATGATATCcaatactttaaataaaaagaatttcaaactttcatacatttatataaatgaacaaaaaaaatttgtttttttcactttttctaaaTTAACTACTATGCATATGAACCACCCAATACATACACGCGTATGTGCCTATTAACATTCATctctgaaaatatttgttatcaATTGATATcggttcatttttttttcagctactagaaaaaaaattaacattgacatttcttacatacacacacatataaattaaGACACAAAAGTAGTACTCCTTATCTTATCAGTGTCTCCTTGGATTGTCGTTCATATTTTCTACAGTTGACCAACTACTGCACCATGTATATATgggaatatttacatatatgtataggtataaTTTGGCTTATGCGCGAACTTTTTCGAAAACTTACCTCACCTTTTTAACTGAattcgttattgttgttattgtctatATTTTTACCATATTGTgcatgaaaattaaatacattttactcTTTTATGGGcatacgaaaaaaattaattattgtccACACCATAAATAATTTCGTtatcactcaaaaatgtatgcCAAATAATAATGGGGTAACATAATTTAGCGCTTTAGTAAGGTTAGTTGGTGAGCAATGGatttatttctgaaatatttggcatattttaGCGCATTTATTTTAAGGTAATGACGACGTTGTCGGCAATTTattagtaaattatttatttattttaactgaaCAGATTTAATAGTTCCAGTTTTAGGCTAAAATTTCGTCCGAACGCCACTAGTTGCTAGTAATCGGTCGATGCTTACcccaacctaacctaaaccCCATAAATAGAAGTGCAATTCTATTCCTTTGTAAGACTTATCTAATGAAAAATCCCTGAATCCCTAAAAATATTGTACTAGAGAGTACCGTCGGACGGCAAAGGGTTATTCAATTATTAGATCGGATGTAGGTACAGATTTGTGACTGTATATGAGTGGATTCAAGATCAAATTACGCCTATGTACTGACCTTTCGTCTTATGTCAGAAGCAGTGTCTCTTATACTCGAACCTTTTCAGATTCATACCGATAAATTCTAATTACCTACTTTAATTCGGTTTTTAGACGTGGTCCCGTAAGACGCATAAAGtacagttttcatattttataatttttgaccatactttttacaattttaatttaatttcatgacaatttatttttagcactggtaattaaattttgtaactaGATGTATGGATAACAAAAACGCAATCACCATCCCCCGTCGACGAAAAAGTAGCTTAGAGACAATAGTGTTTTCACACGCAAAGTTAGTCGCACCTaggaatttagatttttttaaattggcatAGAATGACAGCGCGTGCTCACAGTCATAAACCTTATTACAGTCCCTCTTACTTTCACAGCGTGTCGAAAGAATGGTTGTTGACATCTTTTTTGGTTTCGAGAATCATCTCAGAAAATGTGAGGTTATTActtatttgttgataattttCAATCTTCCTTAAACTTCGTCTAGGAATTGAcgaaagtatatatatttatatcacaaatattaacttaatttattttctccCTTATATAAATTGGACCCTGACATAGCTGTATGGAGAAAGGCGAGGTGGAAACACCAAGTCATTTTCTCCTCCACTGTCCAGCGTTCAGAAGACTGAGGTTGGAACATCTCGGTGGCCATACTTTAGGCGAACCATGCTTGCCGCTTTAGACATTAGCCGTCTTATAAAATTTACGATAGGCTCATAGCAATTGGGTGATACGTGAGGGTTCTCCTTACTATCCATACATAGGAGTATTCTGGTATCGCAACGGGCTGGAACATTTTGTTGCCAGGTGGGAGCCATCGTGAAACCTGTCGCGGTGGTCAGACCTTTTAACCTAACCAAAATTGAAACCTCAGGAATTGGATCAGAACAGCTCCAAATTATTTTTGTCTTCTTCTTTTAAATCATCTTTGGCTGCACTCATTTGGAGTATTAATACCTAAATTCTATTTAGAGATTTCCGACATAGTTTCCTTCATTAAGATGTATGCTTATTTTATTCAGGAACAAAAATTCTTAAGAATTAAAGTGAGGCAGTTTGCAGACATATTTCACTCTTACTTACTACATTTAAATCAGTACATATAACGAGTCGGTGCTCTGCTTAACCTAAATtcaagttttataaaatttaaataattttttaataaatcctaatataaaaaaaaaacatttttttcaaaatatcaaatgtaCAACAGTTTGGAGATGCGGGGCATCGATCCCCGTACCTCTCACATGCTAAGCGAGCGCTCTACCATCTGAGCTACATCCCCTTGTGCCCACCATTGCACTTTCAGCTGCATTTTTTCAGTTTGTTTCGCcctaacaacaaaacaaagcaaaacaaaacctAAGTGAAATCACGTAAACTGCAACTAACCACTAGCTAAATGTAAGCAATTTGTTGCTATATAAATATCCGACTGGATGTCGAAAGGTATGgacaattataataagttagTGTGACTAGAAGGTTTGGTTTTGCGACTTAtttgataagaaaaataaaaaaagtgtggATTTATAACGTCATTATACACAAATAGCAAttaattatatgttattaattcGTAATTAATCTACTATTTATATATCGTAAAATAAAACGCATTAATTTCCGTATTTAGGTTTGGttcgataaaatatttttttaatttctaatatttgtaAAGGTTAaataaacaacacaaaaaaattaaattaattatcatGCAAGACGTAGTGAACTGAGCTCACTTTCACTCATTTagtttatataccaaagtagatatttacataaatgtctGTTAAAGCAAGTATATAACACTGTTATCATGATTTCGCCTCAATTTGCTTTTGAAATTTCGCATATAAACTTAATTGATTTGTCGAGAGTGAAGATTTAGAATTCTTGAGAGCTAAATCGAACTCTTTTGCACtaattttataatcattttcGCTAGTTTCAACACTCAGTCTCTCAAAAGCCAGCAAAGCAGCCTCATTACATAGATTACACATATCGGCACCTGTATAAAGTGCTGTTGCCTCGGCAATTTCAGTTACATTAATATCATCTGCAAACGGCATACGTTTGGCAATTAACTGCAAAATTGATATGCGTGACGGCAAATCCGGTGATggcacatatatatgtttacttAAACGTCCCGGCCGTAATAAAGCATCATCAATCATATCTGGTCGATTACTAGCTGCAACGACAAGTATTTGCTGGTTGTTCTCGTCCGTGCCATCTATAACGCCATCCATTTCAGTCAATAGTGTTGATAGTATGCGAACCTGTACGTCACTTGAGCTATTCGAGTTAATGGGACGTCGACCGGCAAGCGTGTCTGATTGGGGAAGAATtaaccaaaatttaaatataaaaaaaaatcgtgtgCTCTTACCAATTTCATCGAAAAATATAAGGCAAGGTGCATTTTTTCGTGCGGTATCAAAAATGCGTACGATAAATTTCTCCGCTGCACCAACGTAAGGCGAGTAAACATCAGCGCTCGAGATTGATATAAAAGTCATATCGGCTTCTTTGGCAAGACATTTCGCAAAGGTGGTTTTCGCACAACCCGGTGGACCATATAGCAGTAAACctgttgtaaatataaaaattgcttaaaaaaccaacaatatgactaaaataaaatatttaaattaccttTTGGTAATTTTAGTCCAAATTGTTTGAACTTTTCTTGTTTACGCAGCCCCGCTAAAATGCTAACTTCCAATGTACGTTTCAGCTTATCCATACCACCGATAGTTTCGAAACCATCCACAAATTTATATACTCTTACATCGGCACTATGCACCGCAGCGGGTCTTACCTAAAAAgcaaatttggattttttaaattatacccAGAGATAACTTATTTGATTATATTACGTTATTCAGCGCTGATTTTACAAAATGACCAATGTCGTATTCTTTTACTTGCTTCACTTGATTTTGTTCTATATTTTGCACCAATAGTGCCAAATCTCCTGCCACAAAACCTTGTGTACGTTTCCCAACTAAGTCAAGCAGTTCCGCATCAAGTTGCTTCGGCTTCAGAAATGGTTTTGACTGACTGAATTCGAACATTGCATTAAACAAATTCTTGCGTGTCTGCTCATTCGGCCAGTCAATGGTTATTTCATGTTGGAAACGTCCAGGTCGTCGTAAGCTGGCATTTATAGCACTTGGATTTGATGAAGTCGCTATACATAGTATGCTAGCATTAGAATTATGCAGCTCGTCGAGTAACTTAACCAATTGCACGCATATACGATTTGAGTTGCCTGCATCTGTGGTGGATGCATTATTTGCGACGGGacataataaatcaatattttcgaaGATAATTACCGTTGGATCTGAAAATGTagagaattttattaaatttttaatttgtgaaaagcaaaatatttacactTATTTACTTTTAGATTTCAAatcttttgttaaatataaggCATTTTCGAATTCTTTGCGCAATTGTGCTTCGGCCTCCCCAGGATACTCGTGTAAGATATTTTCCGTGGATATGTGAAAGCAATTGCATTTATGCTCGTCTATAAATGTATTCAGCAATGCAGTTTTACCACAACCTGGTGGACCGATCAATAGCGCATTAAGATGCGGACGTATACTATTGGATTTGATTTGCGTATCACGTAACTTGCTGTTACACAAAATATCCTCAATTTCTTTCCAAACTAATTCGTAACCATGTTTGAAAAATGGTATAACTTCTGTTGCATTCAGTTTGGcactaatatataaattgttaatacACAAATTTGTTCCACTATCCAAttggaaaattgtattttcatttgtatCAATACAACCGTCAATATAGATAGCAGATATTCCTAAATTTGCAGCACTTTTCGTGCGCACCACACCTCCTACAACCAAATTAAGTGGTGTTAATATCTGCTTCATGGCGATAGCTAACATGCTGTAAGACAACTTGCGCAGACGACTTTTGAAGAAGCTTTCCGtgatttccaaagttatagtaACCTGTTGCTTATCATCTTCTTGACAATCTATTGTTtctaagctatataaactacaTCCGCTTTCTAAATGAGTTGCTGTCCCTACAACATCGTCTAAGTAGCAGCAATTTATATTGATGTCTCGTGGATAAACTTGGCATAGGAAATAGCCGGTGTTAGAGCTCGTTACTTCAATACAACATTTCATCCAAGCCCCTGCACGAATGccgtatttaataaaaatgtctttagGCAGTAAGCATTTTTGAAATGTGTTTTCTTCAATTATGTTGAGCGGTAACACGCTTAGTTTCTGatccaaattaaatttcattgtttatTATCTGAGTTTTTGTACAATATTTCACAAATGTAAACACATTTCAAATACGCGTTCGGTTGAAATGTCACATTCAGCTGTTTTGCAACACCTCGGCGAATTAGCTTAATAGCCAAAACAAACGGCGAATAAGAATTGGGGAAAATAGGGCGAATTAGCCATATGGAAAATATATTCTGACACCAGGAAATGCATTAAAAATCAAACAATTACATAGCCCGattgatataattaaaaatatatttagatttgtttgttttaataataaattacttctgctctttttatttgaaaataaaaaatgccacTTAATACTAAAAACGTATCAAAATATAAATGCAACAGTGCATTAGTAGAATGAGATGGTTAGCTACGCGTCGTATTGCTTTTCACTCATCCACCATTGCTGAGTTTgtcaaagaaagaagaaaattatCCACAATTCTTTGAGGTATATGCAAATTTCATTCCACGTTGAATTGCAAAAatcaataagtaaaataattataaattgcaaaatattttgaaaaaaacgatAATTGGAGAATTGTTTTATAAGAACCAATAAGTGCAGGTGAGTTAAAACGCCAAGAACCATAGAATTTCGGAAAAAGTCGGCATCGCTTTAATTTTCATCTTTCTTTTCGTCCGCATTCGCACTGTCTATAGAAACAAAAAGACATCCATTGAGCAAAAGCATAAGCGCAGACTGCGCTACTTATATAGTGTAAAACCGTGAAAAACAGATGAAAATTATGGCGGACTTGGACGCAGTACACTTAGGATTAGATGAAAATGAAGCAGATATTGCAGAGGAACTACAAGATTTCGACGAGTCTTTTGATACACGTAGTGAAGCGTCAGAATCTGGTTCGGAGTCTTCGGTCTCACAGCCTAGTATTAGTTCTGTAAGTTCGGCTGCATCGTCTATTGGTGAAAAGCGTAAAAATAAGACAAAGAAAAAAGCCACTAAAGAGAGTGAGAAAAAAGCGACGTCGAAGCGTTCATCTTCGCCGGGGGTGGGAGCCGTGAACGGAAAGAATTCTGCCGGTGGAAAGAAAAAACGTAGTAATGAAGAATCATCACATAAAGACACCGAATCGTCAACTAAACCTTCAGAGAGTAAAGGTACAAgcagtaaagaaaaaaaatcgcaaaagaaAGCTAGCAGTTCTAGCAAAAACTCCACTGCTTCAGTAGCCAATAGTAATGGCCCTGCAAATACAAGTAGTGGGTCTATATCGGCACACACCAACATCAGTGGTAATAAAAGTGAAGCCAGTGATGCAGAAGATAAGCCTACAACGAAAACTCCATTTGATAGTGATTCAGAATCAGAGGACTCTGATTCAGCTGCAAATATAAAACGCAATGGACGCAAGGCGATATCCAAGAGCGCTTCTCCCGAGAAGAAAACACAAAGTGGATCAAATACTAGTGGCAAATCATATGATTATATGACTAAACTGAACTACTTGTTTCGGGGTACTCATTTCTTccttataaaatcaaataatgcCGATAATGTTGCTAttgcaaaaactaaaaatgtttgGGCTACATTACCGCAAAATGAAGCAAATCTCAATCAGGCTTTCAAGGAATCGCGTAATGTCTTGTTAATCTTCTCCGTCAACGAAAGTGGTGAGTCATCATGGCAGCTCATAAGCTTATTACTAAAATGACTTTATGGCTAAAATGTATGTTTCGTTGTATGTGTTTTATATACGAATAGCATACATACGCAAAGCATAAAAGCATACCAAGGTCATTGAACTTGCTAACACTACATAAAAAGTGTtttgcattgcaaaacaaaatagaattaacacattttttacTCCCATTAAACAGGAAAATTTGCTGGATTTGCTCGCATGAGTTCTCAGTCGCGCAGAGATCTTTCTCATCCGGCATGGGTTTTACCACCTAGCATCTCCCCAAAAGCTCTCGGAGGTATCATTGAATTGGATTGGATATGTCGTAAGGAGCTGTCATTCAACTGTACTTCTCACCTATACAATACGTGGAATGAAAGTAAGCCAGTTAAAATTGGACGGGATGGTCAAGAAATTGAACCCAAAGTTGGGTCAGAGCTATGCCGCCTATTCCCCGAAGatgagaaaatcgaaatgacACCCATATTGCGTAAATCGAAAGAGACTGCTAAGATGATGCGTGAAAAGGGAATTCGAGTCTCATATCGCCCACCGCGCAGTTTATCTTCTCGTGGTAGTCGAGGTGGTGCTGGTGGTAGCAGTGGTTTCCCAAGCTACCGGCAAGGTGATCGTCGTTCCGGTGGTAGTGGTGGCCCAATGCGACATAGGCGTACATTTAGTTCTGGACCACATCGTCCTTACAAACTTCCACCTCTAGGAATGCCACCGGGTGGCGGCTTTAAACGCTCAACTTCACCATACCGAAGTGGTGGTGGCGTTGGTGCAGGTGGAAGCGGTGGATCACGCGCAGGTGGTGGTGATACCGGCTTACCGTCGTGGGATCGTTATATGAATTCCGCGGAAGCATACATGGTTGACTACATGCGCTCTATGCATGGACAACTTCCTCCATTACCGTTCGTACCGCCATTTGCGCAACTTCCATTATCTGCATCAAGTTCGGGTGCCTTACCGCCACCAGGTCCACCATCTATGTACGACCAATTACCTCCACCAGTACGTTACTACGATGGGCCACCACTGCCAGATTATCCTCCACCGCAACCAATCAGACCTCCACCACCTGGTTTTGATAAAGCACCATCTTATGAAGACTTTGCAGCTTGGAAAAATGCTGGCTTACCTACTTTACCAGATGGAATGCCACCAGGATTCCCAAGCTTTGGCGGCAGTGCCGGAACGTCAGCTTCCAATGGTGGTAACAATGGTATTGGGGGTTCCAGCTCTGTCGGGGGTGGTGGTAGTTTTTCAAGTTCTACTAATGCTATTAATGCAGGCAACACATCAGGTGGTCCGAACAGTTTTCGTAGCAGCAGCCAACGTTCCAACAATTCAAATATGATGCGTCCACGTGAACGAGCTGGAGGTCGCGACTATCGTGGGCCCAGTGGCAGTGTAAGTGGTGGCTCCGGTTCGCGTAGCGGGGGAAACGACAGACATTTCCGCGCTGGTGGTGGTAGCAGCGGTGGAGCGCGTAATTACCGTGATGGTAGACGCTAAACGAACAAtgtgacaataaaaaaataatcatacgCAACAAAGGTGTAAAGTGAAGTATTTACGGGTAGGCGATTACAAACGTCCCCCCATTGTGAATGCGAATACaagaaaagaaagcaaaatgtATGAAGGTTTTAAGATGTGTGAAAAAGTGCGTCGAAattctctaaaaaaaattaaacaaatatccTGATAATAAACATCCTTAAATGCACCCCGTAACCTCTTCGTGTTCGAACTCTGTAATCGGAATGAGTGTGTGTCGGAAAACGAGTGAGGTTTTGAGCTGCATAAGAGTAACATATTATTCGAGTGCGGCTAATAAGATCTTAAATATAATGCTCTTTAAATTACTTAAAACCGGTACAAGTGATTACAAGTTTAggcaaaaaatttaacatacaaAGGGATTTTAAATTCCCCGAAATATaaagtgtatatgtattaaatCTTAAAATGTCATATAGACAACGatagaaacaagaaaaaaaaaatgacgcATATGTTAAATTACTTTTTAGTTGTTTTATCATTAACAACTAATTTAGTCGAAACATATATTTTCAGCAATAAgtcattaaaaatgaaaaatcattcatttttttaattgggATTAcaagagaaaatcaaaaaaaaaaaatattaaaaaaacattttatttatatgatgATGAAATCAATGAACAGCCTATATTGCCGTTCTAACTCGAATgctaaagtttttaaatataaattgtaatcTACTTCAGTTCTTAATACTTCATGGCATTGtttgatatttacatattttataaaaatgtcgtGCTTGCAGTCCCAAATTCTAAAAATGATATCAATTAAATGTATTACTAcagttttgttcgcataaattataaaagaaaagatatatattattgactaaagttaattttaaaaaagtacatgattaaattataaataacacaCTGTGTCGCTGTACAACATATGCAATTCCATAGCAAAAGGAATGAAAAGTTGACAAACtctttttcaattataaatacaatgcatatacatatataattttaaaacatagTTATAATTATACGTatcgtaaaaatataaaaccaacCATACATATGTGAACTTTATTTGCTGAACGAAGGCGGAGAGGTTgcaatgttttcgaaaatgaaagaaatcatacgaactgttgtgaaaatatggaCTGCTTTGACCGGTTGAAAGAAAAGACGCTTACCCTTCTTACCCATTACCCATtaaaactatttgaaatatcagcttttcaaataaagaaaatgagTGCTAACAGAAAAATCAGTTACATAcaactaaatgaaaattttgaaaagaaaaaagaaaaagaaatcggAAGCAAAAGTGTGTGCAGTGTTTCAAATGCAAGTTATccaacaatatacatacaatggAATATTTCAACATTCAGCTAGCGCAAATTGAAGTGGCAAAAAATATAGTGTTTGTGTTGAGAagattatacaaaattattgcCATACCTTATTCTGCTGAAATCACTTCCGCATTCAAGATATTAACAAAGCCTATTGGACACAACTAGTTATTCAACAATCTCATGCTCCTATTCAAACTCGATTGGAGTGAATGTGTCAATCCCataaagcatatacatatatataagaacTTTCCGCTTGGGTTTAGACAACATAAAAATGAAGTGCTTGAAATGAAAATCAGCGCGATGTTTTTTCGTACTCATTTTAACGAGTAAAGTGCATAAATATGTCTATCGGGATTCGAGCGTAACGCTTTTGAGTCCTTTATAGTTCCCGCATTGCTTACAGCACATATCGCACCATAAACCATATTTGCCTGGAACCAACTGTATCTATGctttctaattaaattaattcttgtCTTTCAGACCAATGCAGACTTCTTATGGGAAAAGCTGTTTGACTTTGACACTCCAGTGTCCTGCTTAAtgcagtaaaaataaaatagaaacgtCTACTAAGTTCATGGGACCGTATATTTcgcagcaaaaaacaaaaaaaaaaatcttagtgtTGTTAAAACAAATCTATTTTTctacaaacaaaaccaaataaCTTACAAAATTGATGCTCTGGAGATGTGAAATAATCGTTTTAAGAGTGTTGcataatatgttttttataaacttgTGATTTTTTTGGACAAgtgattaatatttaatattatactttACTGTATTGTGTTTTACGGTTACATTAGCGTCGGTTTACATAAGAATTTCTTACTGTTCATAaagtttgtgattttttttttgtgaaccaAAACTCATTTTATACATCTTTCCCATCTTAGAAGTTTAGATcgttcaaaaaatcgaaaatatcggtgaaGCCGTTGCTAATTTGACATTTAACAATAACTTAAAGTTGTGTTTTCAATCCATCCACTGTCAAAATTTAATCTAATAATACTGGCGACGATTTGTTATAACCAACACTAAGCTGCTTTTAGTTTTGAAGCTGCACATCTTCTATAAACATTCATTTGAAAGTAGACTGCAAATTACTATAGAACGGGTACATTTAATACTCAATGCCATTATGCAAGAAAAACGGTAGACGTTGACGTAACACAGAGACCAGACCGTGTGGACCGCTTTAGaccagaaaaagaaaaacattttttcctttcttttcAGCGCCTCTATTTTGGTCCGAATGGAATGCGATGGAGATTTTGCGTACGCAGtgtgataatttattatatgtacGGAGTTGCAATATTTTGAAggtgcaattaatttttaaataaatttttatttcgatacataaaatataaaattgtgttttatatgctgggatttcaacattttaaagtctctaataataattttaatagtaaAAACGACTTAAATTTATGCGATTTTGTTACGAGTTTTTATGTCCGATGCCTCAACTGATTCATCATCGTCATCGGAAGATGTAAACTCTTCATTGTTTGTTAAATTCTTCTTTGAAGGTACGCGTGGACAGGTGGCCGTTGACGATGTGCTCGGTAGATCAGCAACGGAACTGCTGGCCATAGCACTTGTCGATGGGCCATTGTGTCTGGGATCTAAAAGATAAAATCTCAATTAGGCTGaacagtatataaaaataaataaatgaaactttGAAAGCATCCTTATACATTTGAAGAACTCTTAACttgattttgtataaaaactatTTGATGATATTATACCTTCAATAAACACATCGTGGTATCGCTCCTGTCGTTTTGTTAAAGCATATGTGGtgctataaaataataatggcagTAGTACTACAATACAGCACGTAACAAGAAAGAGTAACATATCAAATTCGCGATGACAGCAATTTAAATCCTTGGACCAATGAGCTCTCGTGCGATTCATCTAGAAGCAACAAAAACGTGTTGTTATAAAAGCTCATTCtgagaaattattaataatgctAATACCGAATCCTGCATGTCGTAACAAACTTGTCCATTATTATGTTTATCCAAAGTGAGATAAAACTCATTTAGATCCAGATATTGTGTCAAACATAGCTGACATTCTTTACCTTTATTCTTACGCAGACAATCTTCTAGATCCATTATTTTTGTGTCGAATATATCCGAATTATTACTAGCAAAACAATCTgcagaattttaaatatatatgatatgtatatacttgaacaattttaaattacaacaattctACCCACCATCACAATAAGCCTTTGTCCATAAACCAGTTAGAATCGATTGCGTTGTGGAAACAATGTTGATGCGATCTTTGTCGAAGAATTTTTCTGTGCAATTCTTCTCTTCGCGCATAACCATATAAGCACCTTGCATATCGGAAAATGGGTCTTCGCAACCTATGCAAAGCCTCACCGGCACTGCATGCAATGTGGAGCACTGCACGAATGCACTTTGCTTTTGTGCTAACTCGCGCAAATATTTGTCACAGATCTGAGTCATGCAATGAAATTGTGATAACATTTATAACAATAGTAAAATATGAAGTACGATTTTAAAAACTTACATTTGCTAGAACTTGGTGTACa containing:
- the LOC105220767 gene encoding osteopetrosis-associated transmembrane protein 1, coding for MHFQRMLIKLVFLLLLVHQVLANICDKYLRELAQKQSAFVQCSTLHAVPVRLCIGCEDPFSDMQGAYMVMREEKNCTEKFFDKDRINIVSTTQSILTGLWTKAYCDDCFASNNSDIFDTKIMDLEDCLRKNKGKECQLCLTQYLDLNEFYLTLDKHNNGQVCYDMQDSMNRTRAHWSKDLNCCHREFDMLLFLVTCCIVVLLPLLFYSTTYALTKRQERYHDVFIEDPRHNGPSTSAMASSSVADLPSTSSTATCPRVPSKKNLTNNEEFTSSDDDDESVEASDIKTRNKIA